Below is a window of Paenibacillus bovis DNA.
ACGCAGCCTTTTGCGGAACAGAATCGCCAGTGTCGCGATAATAGGCAGAGTTAACATGGAGTACCAGGCCAGCGTTGTATCCAGCCGGAACATAAAATAAATAATAAAAACGAGCATCATGCCGTCCCGAATCAGACTAAGCAGCACCTGGGTGAAAAACTGGCTGATCGTCTCTGTATCGCTGGATACATTGGTTACCAGTCCGCCGCTGCTGGAGCGGTCAAAAAAGCTCATCGACAGCCGCGAGATATGATCGAACAGGTCTTTACGAATACTGGCGACGATATGCTGTCCGGCATACTGCAGCAGATTGCTCTGAATATAGGTGAAGATCAGACTGACGACAGCCAGCCCCAGATAGATCAGCGCCATACCGGTCAGAAAAGGCAATCCGCTCTGTCCAACAGCAATATGATCATCGATCACAATACTGACCAGATAAGGCTGTACCAGATCGGCAGCAATAGCGAGTATAGTAGCAAAAAATATTCCGATAAAGGTCAGCCGGTGCGGACGGGCATACCGCAGAATAGCACGTAATGCTTCATAACGTGAAGCATCCGGCGAACCCGGGGTTTGTTTGCTCATGAGTGCAGACCTTCTTCCTGTAGCTGATACATGGATGCATAGATACCCTGCTCATTCAGCAGCTGCTGGTGCGTACCCTGCTGCACAATCCGTCCTTCATCCATCACGATGATCCAATCTGCCTGTTTGACTGCGCTGATCCGGTGCGCGATAATGATCGTCGTTCTGCTCTGACGCTCCTGAACCAGATTTTCCAGAATCCCGGTCTCGGTCACGGCATCTACAGCGCTCATACTATCATCCAGAATCAGGATGGGTCCGGTCTTGGCGAGTCCACGTGCCAGACTGGTACGCTGGCGCTGTCCACCGGAGAGGGTAATGCCGCGTTCGCCCAGCCGGGTCTCAAATTGCTCGGGGAAGCGGGCGATCGGTTCGTAGATCATCGCCTGGCGAGCGTGATTTTCTACTTTTTCCAGTGGAATATCCCGATCACTGAACGCAATATTGTCACGGATCGTTGTGCTGAACAAGAAGCCGTCCTGCGGCACGTAAGCGATCCGGGAACGCAGACTATTGATCGAGATTCGCCGCACATCCGTTCCGCCGAGCAGGATCGTACCTGCAGGCGGGTCATAGATACGCAGCAGCAGCTTGACTAGCGTTGTTTTACCGCTACCGGTTTTACCGACAATGCCGACGGTCTGTCCGCTGGCAATATGTGCATTCAGCCCGGAGATAGCAGGGCGTTCACTGCCCGGATACGTAAAGGTCAGATCACGCAGCTCCAGATCGGGAGAAGCCGCCAGCGGCAGCGCATTCTCATCATCCTGAATATCCGGCTGTTCGCCCAGCAGGCGGTTGACCCGATCGAGCGAGGCGCTGGAACGCTGCATCATATTGATCACGTTACCAATCTGCTGGAGCGGACCGGACATGATACGCAGATAGAGCGTCAATGCGATAAAGTTACCGATCGTAATGCTGCCCTGGATCGCCAGATATCCGCCATACATGAGCGAGATGACCAGCGACAGCGCCCCAAGAAACGGCACAGCCGCCTGGAAAAGCGAAGACATGCGTACCAGATGCAGTTGATTATCCCGGATCTGATCGACCGTACTGCCGAACCGCTGGCGGGCAGTCGGTTCAATCGCAAACGTCTTGGTCACGCGAATACCGCGCAGCTGTTCTTCAGCCGATTCGGTCATTACTGCCAGCGATTCCTGTACACTCATCGACCGTTTGCGTATACGTGGGCCAAAATACACCACCAAAAACGGAATCGCCACCATCGGCACAATACTGACCAGAATCAGATACAGCGGAATATGACTGAGCAGCATCATAACGAGGCAGGACAAAAACAGGAAAATGGCATTGGTTGTCATGGTAATTCCGTTGGAGATCGATTCACGAACCGAGGTGACATCGTTGGTCATGGAGCTGAGCAGCTTGCCTGTACCCTGACGGGAAAAATAGTGCTCGCTCAGTGTAGCGAATTTGCGAAACAGACTCTGTCGCATCGCAAACTCGAATTTGCGGCCGAGGCGCATCACCGAGAATTGCCCGGCTCCAAAAAGCAGATTGTAGGCGATCCCGATCCCTGCCAGAATCAGGCTGTAGTCGATAATCATCTCATACCGGATATTGCCGGCGAGCAGTGCATCCGTGAATTGCCCGAGTACTCTTGGCAGTGCAGCCTGGGCAATATTGGACAGGATAATTAGCACCACCGCCATAAGATAGTGTGGCCAGTGTTCACGTACATAGTCTGTCAGTATACTTCGATCCTTCATAGGCGTCCTTCTTTCTGCGAACTGATCCAGTTACCTTTCTCTATTCATTTAAACCAAAATGAGGTGAGGGATTGCAGTTTGTCTGCATTGAAAAAAGAAGCCTGCTTGCAGACTTCTTGGAAAATTAGCTATTATTCGTAATCTATTGACTGCGTTCCGTGGATTTTATTTTTTTTAGATGAAATACAGGCCGTACATATAAGGCAGCGGAATAGCAGGGAACGTAATTCCGGATTCCTGCAGGACAGTAGAAGACGGATCAAACAGCAGGGAACACAAAGCCTGATCGCCTTGAACGGAATAGGAACCCTGCGGAGTATGGAGTATATAGTGACTGTTTTCTTTTTCTACAGTAAAATGTATCGATGCGTGATCAGATGCCTGATCGCCGAGCAGTCCGGTCTGCGCCAGCAGGGCAGTTCCACTGGCGAGCATGACTGTACCGCCATTGGGAATAATGGATACTTTTGCCCCGATATCCTGTACCTTCTGAATCATTGATGTTTCCTGCCATGGAATAGAAACAGTCAGAGAAGATAGGGTATATGAGGAAGCGGCATCTTGCCAGAGTGCCAGCACAGCGTCCTGCTGACCGCCCCATTCCAGCACTTCTCCGCGGCGTTCGGCGATAGAAGAAGTAGCACCGTTCAGGTTGGAAGTCTCTGCATGGTCAGGCGGGATCGATAAGATGCTAACTGCAGCAATACTGTTTTCGCCTGGAACTGTAGCTACCCGGATATGCTGCTGCTGATTACGGATATGGGCGACAGGTGCAGCTTCGATCAGCTGCTGCAGCTCGGCCAGACTCATGTGTATGTAAGAGCTATGCGACTGCAGAAGTGCATAAACAGCGAAAATATCTTCTGTCTGCATATCCCGTACTTCCCATGAAGAGGAGGATACGGGAGAAGCCAGATTATCGGGTGATAGAACTGCCTGACTAATTTGCCCGAAAAATTGACTGCCTGCACGTGTATACAATGACCGGTCGCCGGAAATAAACATCAGTGATGCTCCCGATTCAAGGGCATGCTGACGGCATCGCTCCAGCAGTTGTCCGGCCAAGCGCTGACCACGATAATCCGGATGGGTACATACCGCTCCAATCGAAAAAGCGGACAATACATGCGTTCCAGCCTGAATCTGTACCGGCACCATTCCCATAAAGGACACCAACCGGTTTTGCTCAGTGAAAGCACCGTAGGAATGACTTATACCGGGATGGAAAAGGGTAGGGAACGATGTCTCCATATGACGATGATCCGGCTCGCAAAAAATATCATTTGCCAGCTCGGCAGCCTGCATCAATTCGTGTATATGTACTTTTCGAATCTGTATCATGGTAAGACCTCCTGATTGTCGGTAGTAAGACCATCCACTATACAAACCGGACAGTCAATGTTAAAGCGCTATAACTCTAGCATACCGCAGTTGAACTCCGAATACGATGCTATCCGGAAAAGTTTCCTCAAAAAAAATCCTGTTCTCCATCAGCGAGAGAACAGGATTATACTAGCTGACACCAAGCACCAAGCACCAAGCACCAAGCACCAAGCACCAAGCACCAAGCACCAAGCACCAAGCACCAAGCACCAAGCACCAAGCACCAAGCACCAAGCACCAAGCACCAAGCACCAAGCAGTTACAGCATCTATGCGAATATGCCAGGTAAGTAGGTCAGGCAGAAGATGAATCTGCGTAAGCAATCGCAGCTATGCGTAGATCGGTTTGATTTACCTTTATATAGAAACAGAGGGTTGAGCCTGCATCTGTACTATACCGGCATGCACCGGCCGAATCGAGACGGCAGTTACTTTGAATCCGGGCATTTTGCAGTAAGGATCCAGTTCCGGGGAAGTCGCTTCATTGACGTTTTGCGTTCCACCCCAGTGCATCGGCACAAATAGTGTATCCGGTCGGATCTGGTCACTGATCCGACAGCGAACAAAAAAGCGACCGTGAGCAGACTGGATTTCTGTCCATTCCCCATCCTGCAGATGATGCTGGCGAGCGGTCAGCGGATGAATCTCGACGTAATTTTCCAATTCACGGGCGGCGAGTGCAGCGCTGCGCCGGGTCTGTACGCCGGTCAGGTAATGGGACAATACTCTTCCATTGGTTAGGCAAAGCGGATATTCCGGTGAACGCTGCGGTCGTACTGCATGATGGGCTATACCTGTAAATAAAGCCCTGCCATCCTCATGGGCAAATCGCTCCGCAAACATCAGCGGCATTCCGTGGTGCTCCGGCGTAGGACAAGGCCAGTATACACCTTCTTCCCGTCGCAGCCGATCGTAGGTAATGCCATAATAATCGGCTGTTCCACCCCGGCTCGCTAGCCGCAGTTCATCAAAGATATCTTCGACTTCCCGATAATCAAAATAATGTCCTCTGTCCAGCCGAACAGCCAGCTCGCATAGTATACGCCAGTCATCCTTTGTCTCGCCAGGAGCAGGTGCTGCTGCTTCGCGCAGCAGTACTCTGCCTTCCAGATTGGTGAGTGTACCGGTATTTTCCAGATACGAAGTCACCGGCAGTACAATATCAGCCATCCGGGCTGTTTCCGACAGGAACATATCGGCTACAACCAGCATATCCAGCTGTTCCAGCGCAGAGCGTACGAGCGGGATATTCGGATTGGAGACAACCGGATTGGAACCCATGACGAACAGGGTACGAATCTCCTGGCGGTCGGCCAGTTCCATCATTTCATAAGCGGATACGCCTTTGCTGGGGATCTCATCGGGATCGACCTGCCAGACCGAAGCGATATATTGACGATCCTCAGGATTCTCAATCGAACGGTAGCCAGGCAGCTGATCGGCTTTTTGACCATGTTCACGTCCGCCCTGGCCGTTACCCTGACCGGTGATTGCTCCATAACCACAGCCTGGACGGCCGATTTTGCCAGTAGCCAGCACCAGATTGATCAGGTAACGTACAGCGAGATGTCCATCAGTCTGCTGCTCCACCCCGCGAGCGGTGAAAATAATCCCCGTCTGAGCCTGTCCATACCAACTCGCGGCCTGACGAATCTGCTCGGCAGGAATACCGCATTGTTCTGCGACCTGTTCGGTATCGATACCATTGAGCAGGGATGTGAGATCATCATAACCATTGGTACGATTATGGATAAAGGATTCATCCACCCAGCCGTTTTCGATAATAAGATGCAGGAGTGCCAGCGCCAGTATGGCATCGGTACCCGGCCGGATCTGTAAATGAAGATCTGCGATAGCTGCTGTTGCAGTCTTCCGGGGATCGATAACGATAATTTGGGCACCATTGGCACGGGCTTCATTAAAATAAGGCAGCAGAGTGGGCTGGCATTCCGCGATATTGGTACCGGCGAGAATGATGCAATTAGCCAGCGGAATATCTTCCAGCCGGCAGGTCATGCCCCGATCCAGTCCGAACACTTTGCTGCCTGCCGAAGCGGCTGCTGACATGCAAAAGCGTCCATTATAGTCGATATATCGGGTCTTCAATCCGATCCGGGCAAATTTGCCCAGCAGATAGGCGGTTTCATTGGTCAGTGAGCCACCGCCGTATACGCCGATAGAATCTGGCCCATACTGACGGGCAGCAGATTGAAAATGACTGCTGATCCGGTCCAGTGCTTCTGTCCATGTCGCTTTTACCAGAGTACCATTGCGGCGAATCAGTGGGAACACCAGCCGTTCCCGATTCATCGCATGCTGGTGGGCATTTATGCCTTTGACACAGATACGTCCCTGGGAAGCAGCATTCGGTGTACCTTCGGCCTGCCAGTTGGTATAGCGGCAATCTGTCTGCGATACACTGGGCAGGAGAGTAGAAGGAAGAGCTTCTGCTTCCTTGTAGTTCAGCGTGATTTTACATTGTACGCTGCAAAAAGGGCACTGCGTTTGCATCATCTTCATGGCTAATGGCTCCTTCCTGTCCAAGTTCAACGTTCTGCTCGTAATATCGGTTCAATACCTGCTCGCGGATATGCAGCAGCCGGGTACGCTCCAGCCACTGCCATACCGGTTCACCGTACCAGGATTTTTCATAGTAATAGTGAAGACAGAGAGACAACAACCGGATCGCTTCCTGAAAAGAATCCATCAGAGCGATCAGTTCTGCTTTGCGGAAAGATCCAGCCGAGCTGCCGCCCGCATAGACTTCCCATCCTGCCGGAGAACTGCATACCGCCAGATCATATAACAGTACGGCTGACGGACCCGTAGAGTGAATAGCCGCCGCTATATGCAAAGGAGCAGCCGGTACAATCTTCTGCCATCTGCTGTATAACTGCTGTAAAAGATCACGGCTGTCTGGTATCTGTTCCAGTAATACAGGATCAGCATGAAGCAGCAGGGAAGCAGAAAAAGAAGAACTAACGATACAAAGAGATCCGGCGCCGGGCAGCGTGTTTACCAGTGAATGCGGCAGAAGAGGGGCGGATGACGTATAACGGCTTTCCGGCAGCTGTACATTAGTTTTTATTTCGAAAGTATCTGCCGCAGCATATGCCGGATTAGCGAACTGCATCAATGGATGGGTAGCAAGATAATAATCAAGAGCAGGCAGACACTGTGGACAGCCATCCCTAGTAGTCCAGTTCAGCTGCTGCATCACCTGGGCGGCTGTCTGCCAGTCCTGTTCATGAATTTGTCGGCGCAGCATCTCATGGCTAAGAGAAGTACAGCTGCAAATAGCAGCAATCTCTTCTACCTCAGGAAAGGATTCATCCGCAGCAGAAGCAGATTGTGTTAGCCCGGCGGCATGACAGCGCACAAGTGCTTCCACGACAGGACGGCAACCGCCGCATGAACCGGAAGCACGGGTATGCTCCCTGACTTCATCTGCTGTCTCCAGCTGTAGCTGGGTCATTGTGTCGAGTATGGCGCATTTGGTCACTGCATTGCAGGCACATACGACCGATTGCGGAGAAAGGGCTATTGCGGCCGCATCTGCCGGATTAATGGATGTATTGTTGCTGTCATTTTCCGCTGCGATCCATGTTTCGGCAGATTGACCGCTGCGTACCGCTTCGACCAGAGCGGTACCTTCGGCGGTCTCGCCGTATAATATGGCCGCGCTAATTTTACCATTGGTAGCCAGAATGCGGCGGTAGGTATGACGCACACCATCATACTGCTGCACGATATCCTCGGCTTCTGCGGCCTGAATATCTCCAACCGAGAAGACATGTACACCGGAGATTTTGAGCTGGGAGTATGGGATGGAGCCCGAATAATCGGATGTTGGCTGCTCACACAGATGCGCAGCCAGCACCTGAGCCTGCTCATACAACGGAGCGACCAGACCATAAGAAATTCCCCGATGCTCCGCACACTCTCCAATCGCATAAATGCCGGGCTCGCTGGTCTGCATTCGGTCGTCTACCCAGATAGCGCGTCCTGTCCGGATACCGGCCTGCTCAGCCAAACGAATATTGGGACGAATACCGACTGCCATTACAATCAGATCGGCAGCCAGTCGATCCCCCTGCTCAAAGCGCAAACCCTGCGCGCGGGTCGTTCCCGTAATTTTCTGTGTATTGCGGTTCAGGTGAAAAATCATGCCCTGCTGCTCCAGTTCTTTTTGCAGCATACCGGCAGACAAGGCATCCAGCTGACGATTCATCAGATAAGAGGCATTATGTATCACATGCGCCTCCATACCGAGATGAAGCAGACCACGCGCCGCTTCCAATCCAAGCAATCCACCACCGATAACAGCTGCCCGGCGGTACCGGCTCGCATACTCGGTCATGATCCCGCAATCTTCAATATTACGAAAAGAAATGACCCCTTTTTTGTCCGAACCGGGCAGAGGAGGGATAAAAGGAACTGAACCGGTCGCTATAATCAGGATATCGTATTCTGTCTGCATCCCAGAAGCTGTATATATCATTCGCTGTCCCGAATCAATCCGCATAACCTGTTCACCCGTATACAGCTGAATTTCATTTTCCCGATACCAATCCAGCGAGTGCAGAATAATATCCTCAAACCGGCTTTCACCCTGAAGTACTTTGGATAATAGAATCCGGTTATAGTTTGGCCGGGATTCCGCACCAAATACCGTAATTTTGAAATGTCCGGGCCGCCGCTTTACTATTTCTTCCACACAACGCATTCCCGCCATTCCATTACCAATCACGACTAACCTTGAGGGCATATGGTTTCCTCCTTTATCTATCCACATATCTGTCTCTGTTTAGAAATGTATCCGATATCTCTACGCTTATTTAAAATGTATGCATCCATCCGAAACGCAATTAACTATATGCCATCCTGACTAACCAATCCGTTTTAAGTTAAGTAATATTACCTTACATACAAAAAGTGAACAATCTCATTTCGAAAAATGAATACAACAGCAAAAAAGAGCAATTCAACTAGAAATCATTCTAGAATTAAACAGAAAAAGCCCTTTTCTGCTGACTTAACAACAGGAAAAGGGCATCATTGCCATCAATCAAGATCACACATCTTTGTGTGAAAGTTATAAAATAACAGTAAAGGATTCCGAATATTATGTCAATATAATTAACGTATAATAGATAATTAGTATTAAATACCACTAATAAGTTAAATAGTATAACATAAGAGGATGAGTGATATGGATATCTGCATAGCACTAATGTTAATCATTTATAAGGTATTAATTATCTCTATAAAGCTACAAAGTCACAAAACCACAAAACCATAAATCCCTAAATCCCTAAATCCCTAAATCCAGTAAAGCATCTGATCCATTAAAGTAAATAAGTCCATCAAAATAAAGCCGACGCACAGAACGGAAGAAAGGAAATAAGAGCAAAGGACGAGATTTAAGCCTGGAGATCCTCATTCCTTCCCACCATTAAAGGATCTCCAGGCTTAACCAGAGGACGTGCTCTTATTCCTTTCTGAAGTGAATAATGCAAGTCCATGTTAGTCCAGTCCTCCCGACCTAGCCCAGCGAAAAGCCCCTGTATTTGCTCATACAGGGGCTCCCACCTACCTATTTCCATAAAATAAAATCAATTATCACTATATCGCGTCACGTTACGCATATCCAACCCCACCGACAAGCGCAGCTTACTCCTTACAGCTTGCGCGAAGTTAACTTCGCCTGGGTAAACAGCAGCAGATAATCATGTCCGCCGGCTTTGGAATCTGTACCCGACATATTGAATCCGCCAAATGGCTGTGCACCTACCAGTGCGCCGGTACATTTGCGGTTTACATACAGATTACCACAGTGCATAGTCTCCAGCGCTTCGCTGATCCGCTCTTCATTGGAAGAGAAGAATGCACCAGTCAGTCCAAATTCCGTATCATTATAGATCTCGATCGCTTCCTGATAATCCTTGGCCGAGCAGAGAGCCAGTACCGGACCGAAGATTTCTTCCTGCATAATGCGGGCTTTGCGATCCACATCTGCGAATACCGTAGGCTGGATATAGTAACCATTACCGTCTGCTTTGTTACCGCCTGCGACCAGACGACCTTCGGTTTTGCCGATCTCGATATAATCAAGGATTTTGTTGTAGGAGGATTCATCGATAACCGGTCCGGATGGATAGTTTTGTTCCGGCAGACCAATCGACAGGCGGCCGGTCAGCTCGGTTACTTTTTCCACAATCTGCGGATAGACCGATTCTACGATCACGGCACGTGAGCCAGCCGAACATTTCTGACCCTGGAAGCCAAAAGCAGAAGCGACAATAGCCTGTGCAGCAGCATCCAGATCTGCAGTCTCATCGACTACGATTCCATCTTTGCCGCCCATTTCGGCAACCAGTCGTTTCATCCAAATCTGGCCTTCTGCAGTATCGGCAGCCAGTCGGCTGATGCGCAGTCCTACTTCCTTGGAGCCGGTGAAGCTGATAAAGCGTGTTTTCGGATGGGTAGTCAGATAATCGCCTACTTCAGCGCCGCTGCCTGGGATAAAGTTGATTACGCCTGATGGTAATCCGATCTCTTCCATAAGAGCGACGAATTTGTGAGCAATAACCGGTGTTGTGGAAGCTGGCTTGAGCAGTACCGTATTGCCGGATACTACAGCAGCTGTCGTCATACCGACACAGATCGCCAGCGGGAAATTCCACGGCGGAATAACGATACCTACACCGAGAGGAATATAGGTCAGTCGGTTATCTTCACCAGGAATCGGTGTCAGCGGCTGCGTCTCGTTGATCTGATCCAGACGCAGCATCTCGCGCGCATAGAATTCCATAAAGTCAATCGCTTCCGCAGTATCTGCATCGGCTTCGGCATAGTTTTTGCCGGCTTCCAGAATCATCATCGCCGAGAATTCGTGCTTGCGTTCGCGCATGAGGGTGGCAGCTTTGAACAGATAATCGGCACGTATACGAGCAGGAACTTTTTTCCAAGTCTCAAATGTCTCCAGCGCCGTATGCATCGCCTGTTCAGCGAGCTGCTGATTGGCTTTGCTCATGTAACCGATCACTTCATCCTTATTGGCAGGATTGATAGAAACGATTTTGTCTTCGGTTACAATCTTCTGGTCTCCGATATGCAGGGGAAGGGTCTGACCCAGTTCTGCTCTGACACGGGCAATAGCTTGTTCCATCGCTTCACGGTTCTCTGGTTGGCTGAAATCGACAAAAGGCTCATTGGCAAAGGTTTTGATATCTGTTGTTTTACTCATTAATCTATCTCCTCTCAGAATGGAAGCAGAATAAAATCATGATTTGTAAAAACATACATTTATTTGAATTATACACTTTTAACTTTATAATTGTACAATTTGAACAAAATAATTTAAGTAAATGTATAATAATGAACATTGGATATATAAATTAATAACAAAATCAAAGGGAATTGACCAGATTTCAATCCACAGAATTAATTGGACTAATACATTTTGAAAATTCGCCTATGTTCTTTTTGTTGTTTATTCCCTTTATCGGAATCCGAAAATAAGGCAAATCCGGATACGTAAATCGGTCATGCGGTTGTCAGCAGCGGGACTATCATGTTAAATTGTTACTAAATTACATGGAGTGAGAGATAATTATGTTCAATAATGAACAATTACAAATAAATAAAAATATAATTGAGCTGCCCCCTCAGGCAGACGCGCAAAAGGTAGCCGAATCACTGCTGCAGGGCCAATCGGTTTGCGTATGGCATAATCATCAGGCCTACCTGTTTACCAATAACGATCTTCCTGTCTGGCAGCAGGCTGCCGGCAGTATCGAGAATACGCTGCAATCGTGCGAACCTTCTCCTGTAGTAAGCAGTGAAGTCGCAAAAGGAATAGACGATCGCTGGATCGATCAGCTGTCCGATTCATTGAGCCGTCCAATAGTGTTCACAGCACCGGACGGACAGGCTGCGGGATTCCTTCATTGTACAGATCTGCTGCGTCAGGTGTATCGCCAGAAGCGCAAAGCCGAGATGTACCTGAATGGACTGCTGGATACTGTGACTGATGCGGTGACCGCTGTCGATCAGGAAGGCAGGGTAATCTGCTGGAACGATGCAGCTGCGCAGATTTACGGTATTCCGTATGAACGTATTATGGGCCAGACGATCGGTGAGCATTTTGATCCGGAATCGATTATGCTGCTGCGTGTGCTGGATGAAGGACGCAAAGTCCACAACATGTATCACAAATCCTCCGAAGGCACACATGTGCTGATCA
It encodes the following:
- a CDS encoding GNAT family N-acetyltransferase, with the protein product MIQIRKVHIHELMQAAELANDIFCEPDHRHMETSFPTLFHPGISHSYGAFTEQNRLVSFMGMVPVQIQAGTHVLSAFSIGAVCTHPDYRGQRLAGQLLERCRQHALESGASLMFISGDRSLYTRAGSQFFGQISQAVLSPDNLASPVSSSSWEVRDMQTEDIFAVYALLQSHSSYIHMSLAELQQLIEAAPVAHIRNQQQHIRVATVPGENSIAAVSILSIPPDHAETSNLNGATSSIAERRGEVLEWGGQQDAVLALWQDAASSYTLSSLTVSIPWQETSMIQKVQDIGAKVSIIPNGGTVMLASGTALLAQTGLLGDQASDHASIHFTVEKENSHYILHTPQGSYSVQGDQALCSLLFDPSSTVLQESGITFPAIPLPYMYGLYFI
- a CDS encoding ABC transporter ATP-binding protein, coding for MKDRSILTDYVREHWPHYLMAVVLIILSNIAQAALPRVLGQFTDALLAGNIRYEMIIDYSLILAGIGIAYNLLFGAGQFSVMRLGRKFEFAMRQSLFRKFATLSEHYFSRQGTGKLLSSMTNDVTSVRESISNGITMTTNAIFLFLSCLVMMLLSHIPLYLILVSIVPMVAIPFLVVYFGPRIRKRSMSVQESLAVMTESAEEQLRGIRVTKTFAIEPTARQRFGSTVDQIRDNQLHLVRMSSLFQAAVPFLGALSLVISLMYGGYLAIQGSITIGNFIALTLYLRIMSGPLQQIGNVINMMQRSSASLDRVNRLLGEQPDIQDDENALPLAASPDLELRDLTFTYPGSERPAISGLNAHIASGQTVGIVGKTGSGKTTLVKLLLRIYDPPAGTILLGGTDVRRISINSLRSRIAYVPQDGFLFSTTIRDNIAFSDRDIPLEKVENHARQAMIYEPIARFPEQFETRLGERGITLSGGQRQRTSLARGLAKTGPILILDDSMSAVDAVTETGILENLVQERQSRTTIIIAHRISAVKQADWIIVMDEGRIVQQGTHQQLLNEQGIYASMYQLQEEGLHS
- a CDS encoding FAD-dependent oxidoreductase: MPSRLVVIGNGMAGMRCVEEIVKRRPGHFKITVFGAESRPNYNRILLSKVLQGESRFEDIILHSLDWYRENEIQLYTGEQVMRIDSGQRMIYTASGMQTEYDILIIATGSVPFIPPLPGSDKKGVISFRNIEDCGIMTEYASRYRRAAVIGGGLLGLEAARGLLHLGMEAHVIHNASYLMNRQLDALSAGMLQKELEQQGMIFHLNRNTQKITGTTRAQGLRFEQGDRLAADLIVMAVGIRPNIRLAEQAGIRTGRAIWVDDRMQTSEPGIYAIGECAEHRGISYGLVAPLYEQAQVLAAHLCEQPTSDYSGSIPYSQLKISGVHVFSVGDIQAAEAEDIVQQYDGVRHTYRRILATNGKISAAILYGETAEGTALVEAVRSGQSAETWIAAENDSNNTSINPADAAAIALSPQSVVCACNAVTKCAILDTMTQLQLETADEVREHTRASGSCGGCRPVVEALVRCHAAGLTQSASAADESFPEVEEIAAICSCTSLSHEMLRRQIHEQDWQTAAQVMQQLNWTTRDGCPQCLPALDYYLATHPLMQFANPAYAAADTFEIKTNVQLPESRYTSSAPLLPHSLVNTLPGAGSLCIVSSSFSASLLLHADPVLLEQIPDSRDLLQQLYSRWQKIVPAAPLHIAAAIHSTGPSAVLLYDLAVCSSPAGWEVYAGGSSAGSFRKAELIALMDSFQEAIRLLSLCLHYYYEKSWYGEPVWQWLERTRLLHIREQVLNRYYEQNVELGQEGAISHEDDANAVPFLQRTM
- a CDS encoding molybdopterin oxidoreductase family protein yields the protein MKMMQTQCPFCSVQCKITLNYKEAEALPSTLLPSVSQTDCRYTNWQAEGTPNAASQGRICVKGINAHQHAMNRERLVFPLIRRNGTLVKATWTEALDRISSHFQSAARQYGPDSIGVYGGGSLTNETAYLLGKFARIGLKTRYIDYNGRFCMSAAASAGSKVFGLDRGMTCRLEDIPLANCIILAGTNIAECQPTLLPYFNEARANGAQIIVIDPRKTATAAIADLHLQIRPGTDAILALALLHLIIENGWVDESFIHNRTNGYDDLTSLLNGIDTEQVAEQCGIPAEQIRQAASWYGQAQTGIIFTARGVEQQTDGHLAVRYLINLVLATGKIGRPGCGYGAITGQGNGQGGREHGQKADQLPGYRSIENPEDRQYIASVWQVDPDEIPSKGVSAYEMMELADRQEIRTLFVMGSNPVVSNPNIPLVRSALEQLDMLVVADMFLSETARMADIVLPVTSYLENTGTLTNLEGRVLLREAAAPAPGETKDDWRILCELAVRLDRGHYFDYREVEDIFDELRLASRGGTADYYGITYDRLRREEGVYWPCPTPEHHGMPLMFAERFAHEDGRALFTGIAHHAVRPQRSPEYPLCLTNGRVLSHYLTGVQTRRSAALAARELENYVEIHPLTARQHHLQDGEWTEIQSAHGRFFVRCRISDQIRPDTLFVPMHWGGTQNVNEATSPELDPYCKMPGFKVTAVSIRPVHAGIVQMQAQPSVSI
- the pruA gene encoding L-glutamate gamma-semialdehyde dehydrogenase, whose translation is MSKTTDIKTFANEPFVDFSQPENREAMEQAIARVRAELGQTLPLHIGDQKIVTEDKIVSINPANKDEVIGYMSKANQQLAEQAMHTALETFETWKKVPARIRADYLFKAATLMRERKHEFSAMMILEAGKNYAEADADTAEAIDFMEFYAREMLRLDQINETQPLTPIPGEDNRLTYIPLGVGIVIPPWNFPLAICVGMTTAAVVSGNTVLLKPASTTPVIAHKFVALMEEIGLPSGVINFIPGSGAEVGDYLTTHPKTRFISFTGSKEVGLRISRLAADTAEGQIWMKRLVAEMGGKDGIVVDETADLDAAAQAIVASAFGFQGQKCSAGSRAVIVESVYPQIVEKVTELTGRLSIGLPEQNYPSGPVIDESSYNKILDYIEIGKTEGRLVAGGNKADGNGYYIQPTVFADVDRKARIMQEEIFGPVLALCSAKDYQEAIEIYNDTEFGLTGAFFSSNEERISEALETMHCGNLYVNRKCTGALVGAQPFGGFNMSGTDSKAGGHDYLLLFTQAKLTSRKL